The Xiphophorus hellerii strain 12219 chromosome 5, Xiphophorus_hellerii-4.1, whole genome shotgun sequence genome window below encodes:
- the gprin3b gene encoding G protein-regulated inducer of neurite outgrowth 3, producing the protein MGTNPKRTVTVQMVPQLAVADPLANKESNANWGDESHLKLSQVCPNTALTSSNQQDNPPMSGAAANPVPHIHKSSCKGGEAVSSVVADMPAGGNGKQTQSEPGTAGEQHSANLSLTGQAGSETKTDHRDSNANIKASHGKDTCAAGLLTATAASKIAARIAKETSPSEAAPVQMASSTKPTAQETSDKNTNKNICSTSQSQKAAPSSQQDVKAPQNKSTASLQKIQEPDNSRKPEHRMETVTSTKPPPAGKGAEIHTTVTNICSSHSERDFPVVKATQVSSNKHHPESSQKDSSGVPQAAKSKPTCGQVSEEMSQTDTAVCTGEQLSMQYKEASTMTSFASPAKQCHDMEVQAVAETTSKAVGTSPSLLPFAGSGVPREEAQSLAVVFPVNEAVGSYQIYTTSLPISEKLTVEAEMCPNQAADLCSTTMAQQLDSRLGAKPKEPGSALSSIQPVYQINIEHSNKKVTVASGVELSSTAKAPFPETAGASADRNNSAFSQGPPATITTANTVSKLRTNSAEQGIKPEKNDEEDDQSEMQKDKSVHDVVWDEQGMTWEVYGASVDPESLGFAIQSHLQCKIREQERKLIAQTSFRKSISGVDSPQRGKKNKRRQQNIFRSMLQNVRRPNCCVRPPPSAVLD; encoded by the coding sequence ATGGGAACTAATCCTAAAAGGACAGTGACAGTCCAGATGGTACCTCAGCTGGCTGTGGCGGACCCACTGGCCAACAAGGAGTCTAACGCCAACTGGGGTGACGAGTCGCACCTCAAACTCTCTCAGGTTTGTCCAAACACCGCCCTCACATCTTCCAACCAGCAGGATAACCCGCCTATGTCAGGTGCCGCTGCCAACCCTGTCCCACACATCCATAAATCCTCATGTAAGGGCGGTGAAGCAGTTAGCAGTGTGGTGGCAGACATGCCTGCAGGCGGCAATGGGAAGCAGACACAATCTGAACCTGGGACAGCTGGTGAGCAGCACTCCGCTAACCTGTCGCTAACAGGTCAAGCTGGTAGCGAGACAAAAACTGACCACAGAGACTCGAATGCCAACATAAAAGCGTCTCATGGAAAGGATACGTGCGCCGCTGGTTTACTGACTGCAACTGCAGCATCAAAGATCGCCGCACGCATTGCAAAAGAGACGAGTCCTTCAGAGGCAGCGCCTGTCCAGATGGCATCTTCAACCAAACCCACAGCACAAGAGACCAGcgataaaaatacaaataaaaatatctgcagCACCAGTCAGTCACAAAAAGCAGCGCCTTCATCTCAACAGGATGTCAAGGCTCCACAAAACAAATCTACCGCATCATTACAGAAAATCCAAGAACCAGATAACTCACGAAAACCTGAACACAGGATGGAAACTGTTACCTCTACTAAGCCTCCACCAGCAGGTAAAGGAGCAGAAATCCACACTACAGTTACAAATATATGTTCATCACATTCAGAGAGGGATTTCCCAGTAGTAAAGGCAACACAGGTCTCCTCCAATAAACATCACCCTGAATCTTCACAGAAGGATTCATCTGGTGTGCCCCAGGCTGCAAAAAGCAAGCCAACGTGTGGGCAGGTGTCTGAGGAAATGAGCCAAACTGACACAGCTGTCTGCACAGGAGAGCAGCTCAGCATGCAGTACAAGGAGGCCTCCACTATGACCTCATTCGCTTCGCCCGCCAAGCAGTGTCATGATATGGAGGTCCAGGCTGTAGCAGAAACTACCAGTAAAGCTGTGGGTACAAGTCCGAGTCTGCTGCCCTTCGCTGGCAGTGGAGTCCCCAGGGAAGAGGCGCAGAGTCTAGCTGTTGTTTTTCCAGTTAATGAAGCTGTGGGTTCCTATCAGATCTACACAACTTCCCTCCCCATCTCAGAGAAACTCACCGTAGAGGCAGAGATGTGCCCCAATCAAGCTGCAGATTTGTGCTCAACAACCATGGCCCAGCAGCTTGACTCCAGGTTAGGAGCCAAGCCCAAGGAACCTGGATCAGCTCTGAGCAGCATTCAGCCAGTTTATCAAATCAACATTGAGCACAGCAACAAGAAGGTTACAGTGGCAAGTGGAGTTGAACTATCCTCCACCGCTAAAGCTCCCTTCCCAGAGACGGCCGGCGCTTCTGCTGACAGAAACAATTCTGCGTTTTCTCAGGGTCCACCAGCAACCATAACAACAGCTAACACAGTATCAAAGTTGAGAACAAATTCAGCCGAGCAGGGGATAAAGCCAGAGAAGAACGACGAGGAGGACGATCAGTCAGAGATGCAGAAGGATAAGAGCGTCCACGACGTCGTCTGGGACGAACAGGGGATGACGTGGGAGGTCTATGGGGCGTCTGTGGACCCGGAGTCGCTTGGTTTTGCCATTCAGAGCCACCTGCAGTGCAAAATCAGGGAGCAGGAGAGGAAGCTGATTGCTCAGACTTCCTTCCGAAAATCCATCTCCGGCGTTGATTCGCCGCAGCGtgggaaaaagaacaaaaggagGCAGCAGAACATTTTCAGGTCAATGCTGCAAAATGTCAGGCGGCCCAACTGCTGCGTGCGTCCCCCTCCCTCCGCTGTCCTCGACTAG